The proteins below are encoded in one region of Buttiauxella gaviniae:
- a CDS encoding sulfite exporter TauE/SafE family protein, giving the protein MEWFMVSPLMLVALFFVALLAGFIDSLAGGGGLITIPALLATGMSPAHALATNKLQACGGSVSSSLYFIRRKVVSLKDQKLNILMTFIGSTSGALLVQFVKSDVLRQILPLLVICIGLYFLLMPKLGEEDRQRRLYGLPFALVAGGCVGFYDGFFGPGAGSFYALAFVTLCGFNLAKSTAHAKVLNATSNLGGLLLFIIGGKVIWGTGFVMMAGQFLGARMGSRLVLSKGQKLIRPMIVIVSAVMSAKLIFDSHGTEILHWLGVA; this is encoded by the coding sequence ATGGAATGGTTTATGGTTTCACCCCTGATGCTGGTGGCGCTGTTTTTTGTCGCTCTGCTTGCGGGATTTATTGATTCACTGGCGGGTGGCGGTGGTTTGATCACCATACCCGCGTTATTAGCGACGGGAATGTCACCTGCGCATGCTTTAGCAACCAATAAACTTCAGGCATGTGGTGGCTCGGTCTCCTCCTCGCTCTATTTTATTCGCCGAAAAGTGGTGAGCCTGAAAGATCAGAAACTGAATATTCTGATGACGTTTATTGGCTCAACGAGCGGGGCTTTGCTGGTTCAGTTTGTAAAATCAGACGTATTGCGCCAAATCCTGCCGCTGCTGGTGATCTGTATTGGGCTGTACTTTTTATTGATGCCAAAACTGGGTGAAGAGGATCGGCAGCGTCGTTTATATGGCTTGCCTTTTGCCCTGGTGGCCGGTGGCTGTGTTGGTTTTTACGACGGCTTCTTTGGCCCAGGTGCCGGTTCTTTTTATGCGCTGGCGTTTGTTACGCTTTGCGGCTTTAACCTCGCCAAATCGACCGCGCACGCCAAAGTCTTAAACGCCACGTCTAACCTGGGCGGTTTACTGCTGTTTATTATTGGCGGGAAAGTGATTTGGGGAACCGGCTTTGTGATGATGGCCGGGCAGTTTTTAGGGGCGCGAATGGGCTCGCGCCTTGTGTTGAGTAAAGGGCAAAAACTGATCCGTCCGATGATTGTAATCGTGTCGGCGGTGATGAGTGCCAAACTCATATTTGATAGCCACGGAACGGAGATCCTCCATTGGTTGGGGGTAGCTTAA
- a CDS encoding YfcL family protein, whose translation MIAEFETRILALIDGMVETASDDELFASGYLRGHLTLAVAELEHGEDHSPDALHTAVSNGLEKAIQAGELSPRDQSLVLGMWDNLYQQAQFK comes from the coding sequence ATGATCGCGGAATTTGAAACACGCATTCTGGCGCTAATTGATGGAATGGTTGAGACGGCCAGTGATGATGAACTGTTTGCCAGCGGTTATCTGCGCGGCCATCTGACTCTGGCGGTAGCGGAGCTGGAGCACGGTGAAGATCATAGTCCAGATGCGCTGCATACTGCGGTGTCAAATGGCCTTGAAAAAGCGATTCAGGCCGGTGAGCTTTCCCCACGCGACCAGTCTTTAGTGCTGGGTATGTGGGATAATTTGTATCAGCAGGCGCAGTTTAAGTAG
- the prmB gene encoding 50S ribosomal protein L3 N(5)-glutamine methyltransferase, translated as MDKIFVDEAVNELHTIQDMLRWAVSRFSAANIWYGHGTDNPWDEAVQLVLPSLYLPLDIPEDMRTARLTPSERHRIVERVIRRVNERIPVAYLTNKAWFCGHEFYVDERVLVPRSPIGELITNRFAGLFDNEPQHILDMCTGSGCIAIACAYEFQNAEVDAVDISLDALAVAEQNIAEHGLENQVTPIRSDLFRDLPKVQYDVIVTNPPYVDAEDMSDLPGEFRFEPELGLAAGSDGLKLARRILACAPDYLADGGVLICEVGNSMVHLMEQYPDVPFTWLEFDNGGDGVFMLTKSQLIDAREHFSIYKD; from the coding sequence GTGGATAAAATTTTCGTCGATGAGGCAGTAAATGAGCTGCACACCATTCAAGATATGCTGCGCTGGGCAGTCAGTCGTTTTAGCGCCGCCAACATCTGGTATGGCCACGGCACCGATAACCCGTGGGACGAAGCCGTTCAGTTAGTGCTGCCAAGCCTCTATCTGCCGCTGGATATTCCTGAAGACATGCGCACCGCGCGTCTGACCCCAAGCGAACGTCACCGTATTGTTGAGCGCGTGATTCGCCGCGTCAATGAGCGCATCCCGGTCGCTTATCTGACCAACAAAGCCTGGTTCTGCGGCCACGAATTTTATGTTGATGAGCGTGTGCTGGTGCCGCGTTCACCGATTGGTGAGCTGATCACCAACCGTTTTGCAGGGCTGTTTGATAACGAACCTCAGCATATTCTGGATATGTGCACCGGTAGCGGCTGTATCGCTATCGCCTGTGCTTATGAATTCCAGAATGCAGAAGTGGATGCGGTCGATATTTCTCTCGATGCGCTGGCGGTTGCCGAGCAGAACATCGCTGAGCACGGTCTGGAAAACCAGGTCACGCCAATTCGTTCAGACTTGTTCCGTGACCTGCCAAAAGTGCAGTACGACGTTATCGTCACCAATCCGCCGTATGTGGATGCGGAAGATATGTCTGACCTGCCGGGTGAATTCCGTTTCGAGCCTGAATTAGGTTTGGCTGCAGGCAGCGATGGCCTGAAGCTGGCGCGTCGCATTCTGGCATGCGCCCCGGATTACCTCGCCGATGGCGGTGTGCTGATTTGTGAAGTCGGAAACAGCATGGTACATCTGATGGAGCAGTACCCTGATGTGCCGTTCACATGGCTTGAGTTCGACAACGGCGGTGACGGCGTCTTTATGCTGACCAAATCGCAGCTGATCGACGCGCGTGAACATTTCAGCATCTACAAAGATTAA
- a CDS encoding elongation factor P hydroxylase produces the protein MTTEHHYQDLIDIFDNCFKDEFNTRLIKGDDEPIYLPADEELPYNRIVFAHGFYASGIHEISHWCIAGAERRKLVDFGYWYCPDGRDAQTQCQFEDVEVKPQALDWLFCVAANFPFNVSCDNLSGDFEPDRVVFQRRVHAQVMIYLEQGIPPRPARLIAALRDFYKTPPLTADLFPWPEDLN, from the coding sequence ATGACGACAGAACACCATTATCAAGACCTTATCGATATTTTCGATAACTGCTTTAAAGACGAATTTAATACACGTCTGATTAAAGGCGACGACGAACCGATCTATCTTCCAGCAGACGAAGAGCTGCCGTATAACCGTATCGTTTTCGCTCATGGTTTTTATGCCAGCGGAATTCATGAGATTTCCCACTGGTGCATCGCCGGGGCTGAACGCCGCAAGCTGGTGGACTTCGGTTACTGGTATTGCCCGGACGGGCGCGATGCGCAAACGCAGTGCCAGTTCGAAGATGTGGAAGTGAAACCTCAGGCGCTGGACTGGCTGTTCTGCGTGGCGGCGAATTTTCCGTTCAACGTTAGCTGTGACAACCTGAGCGGTGATTTTGAACCAGACAGAGTTGTGTTCCAGCGCCGCGTTCACGCCCAGGTGATGATTTACCTGGAGCAGGGGATTCCTCCACGCCCGGCGCGCTTAATTGCCGCGCTACGTGATTTTTATAAAACGCCGCCGTTAACAGCAGACCTGTTCCCGTGGCCGGAAGATTTAAACTAA
- the mnmC gene encoding bifunctional tRNA (5-methylaminomethyl-2-thiouridine)(34)-methyltransferase MnmD/FAD-dependent 5-carboxymethylaminomethyl-2-thiouridine(34) oxidoreductase MnmC translates to MKHTPIQSANLDFNEEGTPVSREFDDVYFSNDNGLEETRYVFLGGNRLSERFATHERALFVVGESGFGTGLNFLTLWQAFDDFCKNQPQATLKRLHFISFEKFPLTAKDLSAAHAHWPELAEFAAQLQQQWPLPMAGCHRLLLADGRITLDLWFGDINELIPQLDDTLNNQVDAWFLDGFAPSKNPDMWTPQLFSAMAKLARTGGTLATFTCAGFVRRGLIDAGFTMTKSKGFGRKREMLTGVMEKALETPARTPWYARSGAQEKEVAIVGGGVASALLSLALLRRGWQVTLYCEDSAPALGASGNRQGALYPLLNTHSTTLTNFFSTAFTFARRVYDTLPVEFDHDWCGVTQLGWDEKSQHKIDQMLSLEFPELLAHAVNAETVAEQCGVETGHGGATYPLGGWLCPAQLTAGALALAEKMGLKTHYQHCVETLIQTPQAWELSFTEHAPKQHAAVVLANGYKINKFTQTEKLPVSAVGGQVSHIPTSPSLAKLRQVLCYDGYLTPQNPNNQHHCIGASYQRGVENMRYNDEDQHYNRQRLINCLPEMSWPHEVDVSAGEARCGVRCATRDHLPIIGSVPRYEATLETYATLVENHDNAQTAPVYPNLFMLAGLGSRGLCSAPLAAEILAAQMSDEPIPMDSETLAALSPNRFWVRKLLKGREVK, encoded by the coding sequence GTGAAACACACCCCTATACAATCTGCCAACCTGGACTTCAATGAAGAGGGTACACCTGTATCCCGAGAGTTCGATGACGTGTACTTCTCTAATGATAATGGACTGGAGGAAACTCGTTATGTCTTTCTTGGGGGAAATCGTCTGTCAGAGCGTTTCGCAACCCACGAACGGGCGTTATTTGTCGTCGGAGAAAGCGGCTTCGGTACCGGCCTTAACTTTTTGACTTTATGGCAGGCCTTTGATGATTTTTGCAAAAATCAGCCGCAGGCCACGCTCAAACGCCTGCATTTTATTAGTTTTGAAAAATTCCCACTGACTGCAAAAGATTTAAGTGCCGCACATGCACACTGGCCGGAACTCGCAGAATTTGCAGCACAATTGCAGCAGCAATGGCCGCTGCCGATGGCTGGTTGTCATCGTCTTTTGCTGGCCGATGGACGCATCACGCTCGATCTCTGGTTCGGGGATATTAACGAACTGATACCGCAGTTAGATGACACTTTAAATAATCAGGTCGATGCCTGGTTCCTTGATGGTTTCGCCCCATCAAAAAACCCGGACATGTGGACGCCACAACTGTTTAGTGCAATGGCAAAACTGGCCCGTACCGGCGGCACTCTGGCGACATTTACCTGCGCCGGGTTTGTGCGCCGTGGCCTGATTGACGCTGGTTTCACAATGACTAAAAGCAAAGGCTTTGGGCGTAAGCGGGAAATGCTAACGGGCGTGATGGAAAAAGCGCTGGAAACGCCGGCACGCACACCGTGGTACGCCCGCAGTGGCGCGCAAGAAAAAGAGGTTGCCATTGTGGGCGGCGGCGTTGCCAGCGCCCTGCTTTCACTCGCTTTACTGCGTCGTGGCTGGCAAGTTACGCTTTACTGCGAAGACAGCGCCCCTGCCCTTGGCGCTTCCGGCAACCGTCAGGGCGCGCTTTACCCATTGCTCAATACCCACAGCACCACGTTAACAAACTTTTTCAGCACCGCATTTACTTTCGCCCGTCGCGTATACGACACATTGCCCGTGGAGTTTGATCATGACTGGTGCGGGGTGACGCAGTTGGGCTGGGATGAAAAGAGCCAACATAAAATCGATCAAATGCTGAGCCTTGAATTCCCTGAGCTACTCGCTCACGCCGTAAATGCCGAAACGGTTGCGGAACAATGCGGCGTAGAAACGGGTCACGGAGGTGCAACTTACCCCCTCGGTGGCTGGCTGTGTCCGGCGCAACTGACTGCGGGCGCTTTAGCGCTTGCGGAGAAAATGGGGCTAAAAACGCATTATCAACATTGTGTGGAAACGCTCATCCAGACGCCGCAGGCGTGGGAATTATCGTTTACTGAACACGCTCCGAAACAACACGCGGCGGTGGTTTTAGCCAACGGCTATAAAATTAATAAATTCACGCAAACAGAGAAATTACCGGTGTCTGCGGTGGGCGGTCAGGTCAGCCATATCCCAACCAGCCCCTCTCTTGCAAAACTGCGCCAGGTCCTGTGTTACGACGGTTATTTGACGCCGCAAAACCCCAATAATCAGCATCATTGTATCGGGGCAAGTTACCAGCGTGGCGTCGAAAATATGCGTTATAACGATGAGGATCAGCACTACAACCGTCAGCGTTTAATTAACTGCCTGCCGGAAATGTCCTGGCCGCACGAGGTGGACGTGTCAGCAGGTGAAGCACGTTGTGGCGTACGCTGTGCAACACGCGACCACTTGCCAATTATCGGGAGTGTCCCCCGCTATGAGGCAACGCTTGAAACTTACGCTACGCTTGTAGAAAACCACGATAACGCCCAAACCGCACCGGTTTATCCGAATCTGTTTATGCTTGCAGGGCTGGGTTCACGAGGTTTGTGCAGCGCCCCATTGGCGGCGGAGATTCTGGCGGCACAAATGAGCGATGAGCCGATTCCAATGGATAGTGAAACGCTGGCTGCGTTGAGTCCAAATCGGTTCTGGGTGCGGAAGTTATTGAAAGGGAGAGAAGTGAAATAG
- the sixA gene encoding phosphohistidine phosphatase SixA translates to MQVFIMRHGDAALDAASDSVRPLTQCGCDESRVMATWLKDQVVDIERVLVSPYLRAEQTLDVVREALPLPGKEDILPELTPCGDVGLVGCYLQALANEGVESALVISHLPLVGYLVSELCPEETPPMFSTSAIANVTLDPETGKGVFNWQMSPCNLKVAKAI, encoded by the coding sequence ATGCAAGTTTTTATCATGCGTCACGGCGACGCAGCACTCGATGCCGCCAGCGACTCGGTACGTCCACTCACCCAGTGTGGCTGTGATGAATCCCGTGTTATGGCGACCTGGTTGAAAGATCAGGTTGTGGATATCGAACGTGTTCTGGTGAGCCCTTACCTGCGAGCCGAACAAACCCTGGATGTTGTGCGGGAAGCACTGCCTCTTCCAGGTAAAGAAGACATTCTGCCGGAATTGACGCCGTGCGGCGATGTGGGCCTGGTGGGCTGCTATTTACAAGCGCTCGCCAATGAAGGGGTTGAATCGGCACTGGTGATTTCTCACTTGCCGTTGGTCGGCTATCTGGTGTCTGAGCTCTGCCCAGAAGAGACACCGCCGATGTTCAGTACCTCGGCCATTGCTAATGTCACTCTTGATCCTGAAACTGGGAAAGGGGTGTTCAACTGGCAAATGAGCCCGTGCAATTTGAAGGTCGCTAAAGCTATCTGA
- the fadJ gene encoding fatty acid oxidation complex subunit alpha FadJ — MEQTSAFNLHIRLDNIAVVTIDVPGEKMNTLKASFGPEVHNIIKQIRDNSALQGLIFISGKPDNFIAGADINMIAQCKTALEAQKLAHQGQQIMAEIAALPIPVVAAIHGACLGGGLELALACHSRICTDDEKTKLGLPEVQLGLLPGSGGTQRLPRLIGVSNALDIILTGKQLRPRQALKLGLVDEVVPQSILLAAAVERVLKGRQPSRTLPVRERILAGPLGRTLLFNVVSKKTEQKTRGNYPATQRIIDVIKTGLGQGSFSGYEAEAKAFGELAMTPQSSALRGLFFASTELKKEHGADAQPRPINAVGVLGGGLMGGGIAFVTATKGKLPVRIKDINDDGINHALKYSWDLLDKKVRHRHMKAAERQREMARISGGTDYQGFHNRDIMVEAVFEDLALKQKMVAEIEQNAAPHTIFASNTSSLPIADIAANAARPEQIIGLHYFSPVDKMPLVEVIPHAGTSAETISTTVSLAKKQGKTPIVVGDSAGFYVNRILAPYVNEAMRCLVEGEPVDKIDNALVAFGFPVGPIQLLDEVGIDVGTKIGPILQHAYGDRFAAPQNIAAILNDDRKGRKNGRGFYLYPAKGSRSKKQVDPAIYTLLGVSPKGQLAEKEIAQRCVMMMLNEAARCLDEGVVRNARDGDIGGVFGIGFPPFLGGPFRYMDTLGASEVVAQLQRLASQYGERFAPCDGLLQMVEGQRKFREE; from the coding sequence ATGGAACAGACTTCTGCTTTCAACTTACATATTCGCCTCGATAACATTGCCGTGGTGACTATTGATGTGCCGGGCGAAAAGATGAACACGCTGAAAGCCTCTTTCGGGCCTGAAGTGCACAATATCATCAAACAAATTCGCGACAATTCGGCGCTGCAAGGCCTGATTTTTATCTCAGGTAAGCCAGATAATTTTATTGCGGGCGCAGATATCAACATGATCGCCCAGTGTAAGACGGCGCTTGAGGCACAGAAACTGGCGCATCAAGGCCAGCAAATCATGGCGGAAATTGCGGCCCTGCCCATTCCGGTTGTCGCGGCTATTCACGGCGCGTGCCTCGGCGGCGGGCTAGAGCTAGCGCTGGCATGCCATTCACGTATTTGTACTGATGATGAAAAAACCAAACTCGGGCTGCCTGAAGTGCAACTGGGTTTGCTGCCCGGTTCCGGCGGCACGCAGCGCCTGCCGCGTTTGATTGGTGTCAGCAATGCGTTGGATATCATTCTGACGGGCAAGCAGCTACGCCCGCGCCAGGCGCTAAAATTGGGGCTGGTGGATGAAGTGGTGCCGCAATCGATTTTGTTGGCTGCGGCCGTTGAGCGCGTCTTAAAAGGGCGCCAGCCATCGCGCACATTGCCGGTTCGTGAGCGGATTCTGGCCGGGCCGCTTGGCCGTACCCTATTATTTAATGTTGTCAGTAAAAAAACCGAGCAGAAAACGCGCGGAAATTATCCTGCCACCCAACGCATTATTGATGTGATAAAAACGGGCCTGGGGCAGGGGAGTTTTAGCGGCTACGAGGCGGAAGCGAAAGCCTTTGGCGAACTGGCAATGACGCCTCAATCCTCGGCATTACGCGGCCTATTCTTTGCCAGTACCGAACTCAAAAAAGAGCACGGGGCCGATGCCCAACCGCGCCCGATAAACGCGGTGGGTGTATTAGGCGGCGGATTGATGGGCGGCGGTATCGCATTTGTCACCGCCACGAAAGGCAAGCTGCCGGTGCGTATTAAAGATATTAATGATGACGGCATTAATCACGCCCTGAAATACAGTTGGGATCTGCTGGATAAAAAAGTGCGTCATCGCCATATGAAAGCGGCGGAGCGCCAGCGCGAAATGGCGCGCATCTCCGGCGGAACGGATTACCAGGGTTTCCATAACCGTGACATTATGGTGGAAGCCGTTTTTGAGGATCTCGCTCTCAAGCAAAAGATGGTGGCGGAAATTGAACAAAATGCCGCGCCGCATACGATTTTTGCCTCAAATACCTCTTCACTGCCTATCGCCGATATAGCGGCAAACGCCGCGCGGCCAGAACAGATAATTGGCCTGCACTACTTTAGCCCGGTGGATAAAATGCCATTGGTGGAAGTTATTCCCCACGCAGGAACCAGCGCAGAAACAATTTCCACAACGGTTTCGCTGGCTAAAAAGCAGGGCAAAACGCCGATTGTGGTTGGCGACAGCGCTGGGTTTTACGTCAACCGTATTCTGGCTCCTTACGTTAACGAAGCGATGCGTTGCCTGGTGGAGGGGGAACCTGTCGATAAAATTGATAATGCGCTGGTAGCGTTTGGTTTTCCCGTCGGCCCAATCCAACTTTTGGATGAGGTAGGAATCGATGTGGGAACTAAAATTGGTCCTATACTTCAGCATGCTTATGGCGATCGTTTTGCCGCCCCGCAAAATATTGCAGCAATACTGAACGACGATCGCAAAGGTAGAAAAAATGGGCGAGGTTTCTATCTTTACCCTGCGAAAGGGAGTAGAAGCAAAAAGCAGGTAGACCCTGCAATTTATACTCTGTTAGGCGTTTCGCCCAAAGGGCAACTGGCAGAAAAAGAGATCGCACAACGTTGTGTCATGATGATGCTTAATGAAGCTGCTCGCTGTCTTGACGAAGGTGTGGTTCGCAACGCTCGCGATGGTGATATCGGTGGCGTGTTCGGCATTGGTTTCCCACCGTTCCTCGGTGGCCCGTTCCGTTATATGGATACTCTGGGCGCGAGTGAAGTCGTCGCGCAATTGCAACGCCTGGCCAGTCAGTACGGGGAGCGTTTTGCCCCCTGCGATGGACTTTTACAAATGGTGGAAGGTCAACGAAAGTTCCGGGAAGAGTGA
- the aroC gene encoding chorismate synthase: MAGNSIGQVFRVTTFGESHGIALGCIVDGVPPGIPLTEADLQHDLDRRRPGTSRYTTQRREPDQVKILSGVFEGVTTGTSIGLLIENTDQRSQDYSAIKDVFRPGHADYTYEQKYGVRDYRGGGRSSARETAMRVAAGAIAKKYLAHKYGITIRGCLTQMGDVPLEIKDWDQVEQNPFFCPDPDKIETLDELMRALKKEGDSIGAKVTVVADNVPPGLGEPVFDRLDADIAHALMSINAVKGVEIGEGFGVVNLRGSQNRDEITKEGFQSNHAGGILGGISSGQQIVANMALKPTSSIMVPGRTINREGEEVEMVTRGRHDPCVGIRAVPIAEAMLAIVLMDHMLRQRAQNADVNCSLPRW; encoded by the coding sequence ATGGCAGGAAACTCAATTGGACAGGTATTTCGCGTAACAACGTTTGGTGAATCTCACGGTATCGCGTTGGGCTGTATTGTTGACGGCGTGCCGCCGGGCATTCCCCTCACCGAAGCTGATTTGCAACACGATCTCGATCGCCGCCGCCCAGGGACTTCCCGTTACACCACGCAACGTCGTGAGCCGGATCAGGTGAAAATTCTCTCCGGTGTCTTTGAAGGAGTGACGACGGGAACCAGCATTGGTTTACTGATTGAAAATACCGATCAGCGTTCGCAGGATTACAGCGCTATCAAAGACGTGTTCCGTCCGGGGCATGCGGATTACACCTATGAACAAAAATACGGCGTGCGCGATTATCGTGGCGGTGGCCGTTCTTCGGCGCGTGAAACCGCTATGCGCGTTGCCGCAGGTGCCATCGCTAAAAAATATCTGGCGCATAAATACGGTATTACCATCCGTGGTTGCCTGACGCAGATGGGCGATGTGCCGCTGGAAATCAAAGATTGGGATCAGGTTGAACAGAACCCGTTCTTCTGCCCGGATCCGGACAAAATCGAAACGCTTGATGAACTGATGCGCGCGCTGAAAAAAGAGGGCGACTCCATCGGGGCGAAAGTGACCGTGGTGGCAGATAACGTCCCGCCGGGTCTTGGCGAGCCGGTGTTTGACCGCTTAGATGCGGATATCGCCCACGCGCTGATGAGCATCAATGCGGTGAAAGGGGTGGAAATCGGCGAAGGCTTTGGTGTGGTTAACCTGCGCGGCAGCCAAAACCGTGACGAAATCACCAAAGAGGGTTTCCAGAGCAATCACGCAGGCGGCATTTTGGGCGGCATCAGTAGCGGCCAGCAAATTGTGGCGAATATGGCGCTGAAACCGACATCCAGCATTATGGTTCCGGGGCGCACCATCAATCGCGAAGGCGAAGAAGTGGAGATGGTGACCCGTGGTCGCCACGATCCTTGCGTGGGTATTCGTGCGGTACCGATCGCCGAAGCCATGTTAGCGATTGTTTTGATGGATCACATGCTGCGCCAGCGTGCTCAAAATGCTGACGTTAATTGTTCTTTGCCGCGCTGGTAA
- the smrB gene encoding endonuclease SmrB, translated as MKKKTPLSVDDRNLFRDLMSGTKKLAQDTIVHRPLRKKVQEVPVKRLLQEQADASHYFSDEFQPRLATEGPTRYVREDVSHFELKKIRRGDYSPELFLDLHGLTQLQAKQELGALIAACRREHVFCACVMHGHGKHVLKQQTPLWLAQHPHVMAFHQAPKEYGGDAALLVLIEIEEWLPPELP; from the coding sequence ATGAAAAAGAAAACTCCGCTCAGCGTAGATGACAGGAATCTTTTCCGTGATTTGATGAGTGGCACAAAAAAATTGGCCCAGGACACCATTGTGCACCGCCCCCTGCGCAAGAAAGTCCAGGAAGTTCCGGTAAAACGACTGTTACAAGAACAGGCCGACGCGAGCCACTATTTTTCCGATGAATTCCAGCCCCGCCTGGCAACGGAAGGCCCGACGCGCTATGTGCGCGAAGACGTCAGCCATTTTGAGCTTAAAAAAATTCGTCGCGGGGATTACTCGCCCGAACTGTTCCTCGATTTGCATGGCCTGACGCAGCTACAAGCGAAACAGGAATTAGGGGCGCTGATTGCAGCCTGCCGTCGTGAACATGTCTTTTGCGCCTGCGTGATGCACGGGCATGGCAAACACGTTCTGAAGCAGCAGACGCCGCTTTGGCTGGCGCAACACCCACATGTGATGGCGTTTCATCAGGCGCCTAAAGAGTACGGCGGAGATGCGGCCTTGCTGGTGTTGATTGAAATTGAAGAGTGGCTGCCGCCGGAGTTGCCTTAG
- the mepA gene encoding penicillin-insensitive murein endopeptidase, producing MKKMLVGLLALLVSATTFAATPWQKISHPIAGSPQSIGAFSNGCIVGAHALPLNDPRYQVMRQDQRRYFGHPDLVMFIQRLSNQTTQLGLGTLLIGDMGMAAGGRFNSGHASHQSGLDVDIFLQLPKARWTSAQLLKPQALDLVASDNQHVVPRLWQPEISSLIKLAAKDNDVTRIFVNPAIKQQLCLDAGADRDWLRKVRPWFAHRAHMHVRLRCPADSLECEDQPLPPPGDGCGAELQSWFAPPPPGSSAPKKKTPPPLPASCQALLDNHEL from the coding sequence ATGAAAAAAATGCTCGTGGGGCTGCTGGCACTGCTGGTCAGCGCCACAACTTTTGCGGCAACGCCGTGGCAGAAAATTAGCCATCCGATTGCCGGTAGCCCGCAATCCATCGGCGCATTTTCTAACGGCTGCATTGTGGGAGCCCATGCGTTACCGCTCAACGATCCTCGCTATCAAGTCATGCGTCAGGATCAACGTCGCTATTTCGGTCATCCGGATTTAGTGATGTTTATCCAGCGCTTGAGCAACCAGACAACGCAGCTCGGTTTGGGAACATTGCTGATTGGCGATATGGGGATGGCGGCCGGCGGGCGTTTTAACTCAGGCCACGCCAGCCACCAAAGCGGTCTGGACGTTGATATTTTCCTGCAACTTCCTAAAGCGCGCTGGACCTCGGCGCAGTTGCTTAAACCGCAAGCGCTGGATTTAGTCGCCAGCGACAATCAGCATGTGGTTCCGCGCCTGTGGCAACCGGAAATCAGCAGCCTGATTAAACTCGCGGCGAAAGACAACGATGTAACGCGCATCTTCGTCAATCCGGCGATTAAGCAACAGCTTTGTCTGGATGCCGGGGCTGACCGCGACTGGCTGCGTAAAGTTCGCCCGTGGTTTGCCCATCGGGCGCATATGCATGTTCGCCTGCGTTGCCCGGCAGATAGCCTTGAGTGCGAAGATCAGCCTTTACCGCCGCCAGGCGATGGCTGTGGTGCCGAATTGCAAAGTTGGTTTGCGCCGCCACCGCCGGGAAGTAGCGCGCCGAAAAAGAAAACGCCACCGCCTTTACCCGCCTCTTGTCAGGCATTGTTGGATAATCACGAACTCTGA